A window from Opitutia bacterium ISCC 52 encodes these proteins:
- a CDS encoding AAA family ATPase: MYQDYFGFHEMPFNITPDPKFLYLSQFHNEALQHLKYGIEEKKGFIVLTGEVGCGKTTLCRRLLNELDSEHYETALILNPRVTETQLLRSILTELGVENPPRGKNELIDAIYDLTLRRHQAGKDFVMIIDESQNLSFEVLEQVGAGAVG, from the coding sequence ATGTATCAGGACTACTTTGGCTTTCACGAAATGCCTTTTAACATCACCCCTGACCCAAAATTTTTGTATCTGAGTCAGTTCCACAACGAAGCCCTCCAACACCTCAAGTACGGCATCGAGGAGAAAAAGGGCTTCATCGTGCTGACTGGCGAAGTAGGTTGCGGGAAAACGACCTTGTGCCGACGTCTGCTCAATGAGCTGGACTCCGAGCATTATGAAACGGCTCTGATTCTTAACCCTCGTGTGACCGAGACCCAATTGCTCCGGTCAATTCTCACGGAACTCGGTGTGGAAAATCCACCTCGTGGTAAGAATGAGCTGATTGATGCCATTTACGACCTGACTCTCCGACGCCATCAAGCGGGTAAAGACTTTGTGATGATCATCGATGAATCTCAGAATTTGTCTTTTGAAGTGCTCGAGCAAGTCGGTGCCGGAGCGGTCGGGTAG
- a CDS encoding ATP phosphoribosyltransferase has protein sequence MLGLPKGSLEESTMKLFAKAGFKITKSSRSYRPAINDDELDGRFVRAQEISRYVEHGYFDCGLTGYDWVVENNADVVEVCDLVYSRASRKKSRWVLAVPEDSPVQKADDLEGKYVATEVVNIVEKYFAEKGVKANVEFSWGATEVKVPDLVDAIVDLTETGSSLRANKLRIVDTLLETNTKLIANKASWENPEKRKKIEQISLLLQAALEADDKVGLKLNIRRTNLDEILEKLPSLRNPTISNLGDERWVAVETIIEESVVREIIPALKDLGAEGIIEYPLNKVVY, from the coding sequence ATGCTCGGCTTGCCTAAGGGCAGCCTAGAAGAATCCACCATGAAGCTGTTTGCTAAAGCTGGATTTAAAATCACCAAGAGTTCTCGTTCGTATCGTCCTGCGATCAACGACGACGAGCTAGACGGTCGCTTCGTCCGCGCTCAGGAGATCAGCCGCTATGTCGAGCATGGTTATTTTGACTGTGGGCTCACCGGTTACGACTGGGTGGTGGAAAACAATGCGGATGTGGTGGAGGTATGCGATCTGGTTTACAGTCGAGCGTCCCGCAAGAAGTCTCGCTGGGTCTTAGCAGTTCCTGAAGATTCGCCAGTGCAAAAGGCAGATGATCTGGAAGGCAAGTATGTCGCAACGGAAGTGGTCAACATTGTCGAAAAGTATTTCGCTGAAAAGGGTGTGAAAGCCAATGTCGAGTTTTCCTGGGGTGCAACTGAGGTGAAAGTGCCAGATCTGGTAGACGCCATTGTCGACCTGACAGAAACGGGTAGTTCTCTTCGTGCTAATAAACTACGCATCGTTGATACCCTCCTGGAAACTAACACCAAGCTTATCGCGAACAAAGCCAGCTGGGAAAACCCTGAGAAGCGCAAAAAGATCGAGCAGATCAGCCTCTTGCTCCAGGCCGCTCTTGAAGCAGATGACAAAGTGGGACTGAAGTTGAATATTCGTCGGACGAATCTTGATGAGATTTTGGAGAAGCTCCCTTCTTTGCGTAATCCAACTATATCCAATTTGGGTGACGAGCGTTGGGTCGCTGTTGAAACGATCATCGAAGAATCGGTGGTTCGCGAAATTATCCCCGCCTTGAAAGATCTGGGAGCGGAAGGCATCATCGAATACCCACTCAACAAAGTCGTTTACTAA
- a CDS encoding agmatine deiminase family protein yields the protein MKSSQNLGYRLPAELEPQEAVWLSWPSNPASWPHCWDAIHPKFAEIALVLSRSQSVYINLVSELQSEAESILGKVGADLGLARGDIQFFDHPVNHVWVRDYGPIYLRGEEDGAVALTNWNFNGWGEKYPFELDNQVPALVARQTDLPCFEQSLILEGGSIETNGQGDLLVTTNCLLNPNRNPDCSRDEIETQLKSGLGVDKVHWLDGCIEGDDTDGHIDNLVRFFKPIGVLVASGSSRDDPNFDALVRLEQQCRELTFSNGDPVEVRLVPLPESRFQGERRLPMSYVNFFVANQVVIMPSYGQVASDAHAHNIVSDAFPDREGVSIDCQEVIQDGGALHCLTQQVPQTQQ from the coding sequence ATGAAATCCTCGCAAAACTTGGGCTATCGACTACCAGCTGAATTGGAGCCTCAGGAAGCCGTTTGGTTGTCTTGGCCCTCTAATCCTGCGAGCTGGCCTCATTGCTGGGATGCGATTCACCCTAAGTTCGCAGAAATCGCCTTGGTGCTTTCCAGGTCCCAAAGTGTTTATATCAACCTGGTATCTGAACTTCAGAGTGAGGCTGAAAGCATTTTGGGAAAGGTTGGGGCGGACCTGGGTTTGGCGAGAGGAGACATTCAGTTTTTTGATCATCCGGTGAATCATGTGTGGGTGCGTGATTACGGACCTATCTATTTAAGAGGGGAAGAGGATGGAGCCGTTGCACTCACGAATTGGAATTTCAATGGTTGGGGTGAGAAATATCCGTTCGAGCTTGATAATCAGGTTCCAGCATTAGTCGCAAGACAGACGGATCTGCCCTGCTTTGAACAGAGCCTGATTCTTGAAGGCGGCTCGATAGAAACCAACGGGCAGGGCGACTTGCTCGTCACAACCAACTGCCTTCTGAATCCCAATCGGAATCCTGACTGTTCGCGCGATGAGATTGAAACGCAGCTCAAGTCTGGGCTGGGAGTAGATAAAGTTCACTGGCTCGATGGATGTATTGAAGGTGACGATACAGATGGGCACATCGATAATCTGGTTAGATTCTTCAAGCCAATTGGGGTGCTGGTTGCTTCGGGTTCTAGTCGGGACGACCCCAATTTTGACGCATTGGTCAGATTGGAGCAACAATGCCGTGAGCTAACGTTTTCCAATGGAGATCCTGTAGAAGTAAGGCTGGTTCCTCTCCCCGAATCACGTTTCCAGGGTGAGCGCCGATTACCGATGAGCTACGTAAACTTCTTTGTGGCAAACCAAGTGGTGATCATGCCGTCCTATGGGCAGGTAGCTTCGGATGCCCACGCACATAATATTGTGTCGGATGCATTTCCTGACCGGGAGGGCGTCTCGATTGATTGCCAGGAAGTCATTCAGGATGGTGGAGCTTTGCATTGCCTGACCCAGCAAGTCCCTCAGACTCAACAATAG
- the rpsA gene encoding 30S ribosomal protein S1: protein MSSVMEELLEDASFENLKEGSIIEGTIIEIRQNEVVVDIGAKSEGNIVGHEFVDLGDLEIGQAIEVFLEKIEDKEGNPVISFDKAEQKKNWEKILSRCEEGTVVSGRVKAKVKGGLIVAMGVDAFLPASQIDVQPPKNLDQYVGQTYDFKVLKINLDRKNIVVSRRELIEEQRHLKRQKLLAEVKPGDVRRGTVKNITDYGAFIDLDGLDGLLHITDMSWGRISHPSEMVKISEEIDVMIIEVDRDKERVSLGLKQTTSNPWDDIEKRYPVGGRIEGKVVNLVPYGAFIELEEGVEGLVHVTELSWTKRISKPSEVLRVGDNIAAVVLGIQKDDQKISLGVRQLDTNPWDMVRHNYPIGARVRGKVRNITTYGAFIELEEGIDGMVHVSDMSWTRKINHPSEMIKKGDEIDAQVLDVDPDQQRISLGLKQLATDPWESIQTLYRIGDVVKGNVTKITSYGAFVELQDGIDGLVHISQISEDRVEKIKDVIQTGEEVSARVIKIDRDERRIGLSIKAANYNAEDLAAEAAAYESLKEGGDLMSLGDILDEATKDD from the coding sequence ATGAGCTCCGTAATGGAAGAACTTCTCGAAGATGCTAGCTTCGAGAATCTAAAAGAGGGTTCCATCATAGAAGGAACTATCATTGAAATCCGCCAAAATGAAGTCGTTGTAGACATTGGCGCTAAATCCGAAGGCAACATCGTTGGCCACGAATTTGTAGATCTAGGAGATCTGGAAATCGGTCAGGCGATTGAAGTCTTTCTAGAAAAAATTGAGGACAAAGAAGGCAACCCAGTCATCTCTTTTGACAAAGCAGAGCAAAAGAAGAACTGGGAGAAAATTCTTTCTCGTTGTGAAGAAGGCACCGTTGTTTCTGGCCGCGTTAAGGCTAAGGTCAAAGGTGGACTCATCGTTGCCATGGGCGTCGATGCATTCCTGCCCGCTTCTCAGATCGATGTGCAGCCTCCTAAGAATCTGGACCAATATGTGGGCCAGACTTATGACTTTAAAGTGCTCAAGATCAACCTCGATCGGAAGAACATCGTTGTTTCTCGCCGCGAGCTGATTGAGGAGCAGCGCCACTTAAAACGTCAGAAGCTCTTGGCTGAAGTGAAGCCAGGCGACGTTCGCCGCGGAACCGTCAAGAACATCACCGACTATGGTGCGTTTATCGACCTGGATGGCCTCGACGGTCTCCTCCACATCACCGACATGAGCTGGGGTCGTATTTCTCACCCAAGTGAAATGGTGAAGATCAGTGAGGAAATCGACGTGATGATCATCGAAGTGGATCGCGACAAAGAGCGCGTATCTCTCGGTCTCAAACAAACTACATCTAATCCTTGGGATGACATCGAGAAACGCTACCCAGTTGGTGGCCGTATCGAAGGTAAGGTTGTTAACCTCGTACCTTACGGTGCCTTCATCGAACTCGAAGAAGGTGTTGAAGGTCTCGTTCACGTTACCGAACTCTCTTGGACCAAACGCATTTCTAAACCAAGCGAAGTATTGCGCGTAGGTGACAATATCGCCGCCGTGGTTCTTGGAATCCAAAAGGATGACCAGAAGATTTCTCTGGGTGTTCGTCAGTTGGATACCAACCCATGGGATATGGTTCGTCACAACTACCCAATTGGTGCACGTGTTCGCGGTAAGGTTCGCAACATTACCACTTACGGTGCCTTCATCGAACTTGAAGAAGGAATCGACGGTATGGTTCACGTGTCTGACATGTCTTGGACTCGCAAGATCAACCACCCATCTGAGATGATTAAGAAGGGTGACGAGATCGACGCGCAAGTTCTGGATGTAGATCCAGATCAACAGCGTATCTCTCTCGGTCTGAAGCAACTCGCTACCGATCCTTGGGAAAGTATTCAGACTCTATACCGCATCGGTGATGTGGTTAAGGGCAACGTTACCAAGATCACTTCCTACGGTGCCTTTGTGGAACTGCAGGACGGAATCGATGGCCTGGTTCACATCAGCCAGATCAGCGAAGACCGCGTTGAAAAGATCAAGGATGTTATCCAAACCGGCGAAGAAGTTTCTGCCCGTGTTATCAAGATTGACCGTGATGAGCGCCGTATCGGCCTCAGCATCAAGGCGGCCAACTACAATGCGGAAGATCTTGCAGCCGAAGCTGCGGCATACGAGTCCCTCAAAGAAGGAGGCGATCTTATGTCACTCGGCGACATTCTCGACGAAGCAACCAAGGACGACTAA
- a CDS encoding RNA polymerase sigma factor RpoD/SigA, whose amino-acid sequence MPQNKDNEEDSFENTPAPNIQAVSPTREVPDSTSNTVEPTTEERSGIKLYLQEIGQIDLLTPEQEVKLAKRIAKGDKQARDMMIRANLRLVVKIANDYSNYGLPINDLISEGNIGLIKAVERFDPDRGAKLSTYAAWWIKQSIKRALANQSKAIRLPVHLVDKIAKMRRVISQLTDELEREPTDEEVSIVLGIPVNKVAHLKSVSVRPASLDAPVGEADGTSFVDLIGDEKALSPFENLKEKSYTSDISDMLHQLEEREEKIIRLRFGLDGDAPKTLEEVGSIFDITRERVRQLQNMAIKKMRNLMTDKETQRTAEEVREENRQRTRMRILKDFFDEKRKEQEEAQLNA is encoded by the coding sequence ATGCCCCAGAATAAAGACAACGAAGAAGATTCTTTTGAAAATACACCCGCCCCGAACATTCAGGCGGTGAGTCCCACTAGAGAAGTGCCCGATTCTACTTCTAACACCGTTGAACCGACGACCGAAGAAAGATCCGGGATAAAGCTTTATCTACAGGAGATTGGTCAAATCGACCTGCTCACGCCAGAGCAGGAAGTGAAGTTGGCCAAACGTATCGCCAAAGGTGATAAGCAGGCGAGAGATATGATGATCCGGGCAAACCTTCGTCTGGTTGTGAAGATCGCCAATGATTATTCCAACTACGGGCTGCCTATTAACGATCTGATTAGCGAAGGAAATATCGGCCTGATAAAAGCGGTTGAACGCTTTGATCCAGATCGAGGCGCCAAACTAAGCACCTACGCTGCTTGGTGGATTAAGCAGTCAATCAAACGAGCACTCGCCAACCAGAGTAAGGCGATTCGCCTACCCGTTCATCTTGTAGACAAAATTGCCAAGATGCGGCGCGTAATTTCTCAATTGACCGATGAGCTTGAGCGCGAGCCAACCGACGAAGAGGTCAGCATTGTGCTGGGGATCCCCGTTAACAAAGTCGCACATTTGAAAAGCGTGAGTGTTCGCCCTGCATCACTAGATGCTCCCGTCGGTGAAGCTGATGGAACCTCGTTTGTTGATCTTATTGGTGATGAGAAGGCACTAAGCCCATTTGAAAATCTGAAAGAGAAATCATACACCAGTGACATTTCAGACATGCTCCATCAATTGGAGGAGCGTGAGGAGAAGATTATCCGCCTACGGTTTGGTCTCGATGGAGATGCACCCAAAACGTTGGAGGAAGTCGGCAGTATTTTCGATATTACCCGCGAGCGTGTGCGCCAGCTCCAGAATATGGCCATCAAGAAGATGAGGAATCTGATGACCGACAAAGAAACACAGCGAACTGCTGAAGAGGTGCGTGAAGAGAATCGGCAACGAACGCGCATGCGTATCCTGAAAGACTTTTTTGATGAGAAACGTAAAGAGCAGGAAGAGGCGCAATTGAACGCATAA
- the glmS gene encoding glutamine--fructose-6-phosphate transaminase (isomerizing): MCGIVGYLGNQNAAGILLEGLKRLEYRGYDSSGLAVLQDGNLAVTKRVGRVKELIGAINQSPVESPLGICHTRWATHGEVTEENAHPHLSSDGKITLVHNGVIENYNTLKNFLSSKGFSFSSETDTEVLCNLIAYHYAKEAETEEGSRFATSVRKALLHVEGTYGLAALCADCPNEMVGARHGSPLILGVGREEILLASDVAALVSRTPDVVYMNDGEMVHIEGNKFSITTLDSEDIKPVINTVDWDVSEGDLGDFEHYMLKEIFEQPTALENAMRGRFSQDGSTAKFGGLNITPQDLRQIDRILLCACGTAWHACLTLEFLIEKYARIPVEVEYASEFRYRNAPLDKNTLVMVVSQSGETIDTLAALRESKRKGYTTLAITNGVGSTIARESDGGIYQHAGPEVGVASTKAFTSQLMIGSMLALYLGRLRDMSFNDGVEMVEGLKQIPSLVEKIVQLSEDIHDIAKKYVHKQDFLFLGRLSMFPIALEGALKLKEISYIHAEGYPAAEMKHGPIALISEDCPSLFIATEPDTLSKVISNMQEVKARKGQLIVVRSESCTMPEGLADDEMVIPDCHPVAAPILASIPVQLLSYHIAVERGCDVDKPRNLAKSVTVE, encoded by the coding sequence ATGTGCGGGATTGTGGGATATTTAGGTAATCAAAACGCAGCCGGCATCCTCCTCGAAGGATTAAAACGTCTCGAATACCGAGGCTATGACTCCTCAGGTCTAGCCGTTTTACAAGACGGTAACCTCGCTGTCACAAAACGCGTGGGTAGAGTGAAAGAGCTGATCGGTGCGATTAACCAATCACCGGTCGAATCCCCCCTGGGCATTTGCCATACTCGCTGGGCAACTCACGGCGAGGTGACAGAAGAAAATGCTCACCCCCACCTAAGCTCCGATGGCAAAATCACGCTCGTTCACAACGGGGTGATTGAGAACTACAATACCTTGAAGAATTTTCTCAGTTCGAAAGGGTTTAGTTTTTCATCCGAAACGGACACGGAGGTACTCTGTAACCTTATAGCTTACCACTACGCAAAAGAGGCCGAAACAGAAGAAGGAAGTCGTTTTGCCACGAGTGTCCGAAAAGCTCTGCTTCACGTAGAAGGTACTTATGGACTCGCCGCTCTTTGCGCCGACTGCCCCAATGAGATGGTTGGAGCACGTCATGGTTCACCACTCATTCTAGGAGTTGGTCGAGAAGAGATTCTACTCGCCAGTGACGTGGCTGCCCTCGTCAGTCGGACTCCCGATGTAGTATATATGAACGACGGAGAAATGGTGCACATCGAAGGTAACAAGTTTTCTATTACCACCCTGGATTCTGAAGATATTAAGCCCGTCATCAACACCGTCGATTGGGATGTATCGGAGGGTGACCTCGGAGATTTTGAGCACTACATGCTCAAGGAAATTTTTGAACAACCGACTGCGCTGGAGAATGCGATGCGTGGACGATTCTCTCAGGATGGTAGCACCGCCAAATTTGGTGGTTTGAACATCACGCCGCAAGATCTCCGACAAATCGACCGCATACTACTCTGTGCATGCGGAACGGCTTGGCATGCCTGCTTGACCCTCGAGTTCCTCATCGAAAAATACGCACGCATCCCCGTAGAGGTAGAATACGCTTCCGAGTTTCGTTATCGAAACGCACCTCTCGATAAAAATACCTTGGTCATGGTGGTCAGCCAGTCTGGTGAAACGATCGACACCCTGGCCGCTTTGCGTGAATCCAAGCGAAAGGGATATACCACCTTGGCAATCACCAACGGCGTTGGCTCTACTATCGCACGCGAGTCAGATGGAGGCATCTACCAACACGCCGGGCCAGAAGTAGGGGTCGCATCCACCAAAGCATTTACATCACAGTTGATGATCGGTTCCATGCTCGCCCTTTACCTCGGCCGACTACGCGACATGAGCTTCAACGACGGCGTCGAAATGGTCGAAGGATTGAAGCAAATCCCAAGCCTGGTAGAAAAGATTGTTCAGCTGAGCGAAGACATACATGACATTGCCAAAAAATATGTGCATAAACAGGATTTCCTCTTCCTCGGTCGCCTAAGCATGTTTCCCATCGCTCTGGAAGGAGCTCTTAAACTCAAGGAGATTTCTTACATCCACGCTGAAGGTTATCCAGCAGCCGAGATGAAGCATGGGCCCATCGCGCTGATCAGTGAAGATTGCCCCTCTTTGTTTATCGCAACTGAACCCGATACCCTGTCCAAAGTCATTTCCAACATGCAGGAGGTGAAAGCACGTAAGGGCCAGCTCATCGTCGTTCGTTCTGAGAGTTGCACCATGCCTGAAGGTCTGGCGGATGACGAAATGGTGATTCCCGATTGCCACCCTGTTGCGGCACCCATTTTAGCATCCATCCCTGTCCAATTATTGAGCTATCATATTGCCGTCGAACGTGGATGCGATGTGGACAAACCCAGGAATCTTGCAAAATCTGTAACGGTGGAATAA
- a CDS encoding glucose-1-phosphate adenylyltransferase translates to MTPKVLAVIMGGGRGTRLYPLTKERCKPAVPLAGKYRLVDIPISNCLNSGLNRIYVLTQFNTASLHRHISESYKFDPFGGGFVDILAAQQTESGNDWYQGTADAVRQNLVHFDDFDFDYLLILSGDQLYRMEFEKLIAEHIESGSEVTIAAKAMPTSQVEGLGLMRVENDQTITEFVEKPTDPEVIDGLAISESLQSKVDGAGDEKHCLASMGIYLFSRELLYKSLDNDMDDFGKEIIPGLLGKSKLRSYIFDGYWEDIGTVGAFFESNLSLASDLPPFNFFEANFPVYTHARYLPASKVNRCTIDHAIVADGCIIHDAELKNCSIGVRSIILEGTEMENVVMMGGDYFETPEEIEENKAKGIPPLGVGSNCTIKNAIIDKSARIGNNVSLSPEGKADETAGNGYYVRDGVITVLKGAIIPDGTIV, encoded by the coding sequence ATGACCCCAAAAGTACTCGCAGTAATCATGGGTGGCGGACGCGGAACGCGACTCTATCCACTTACAAAAGAACGGTGTAAACCGGCTGTTCCCTTAGCTGGAAAATATCGCTTGGTGGATATCCCAATCAGCAATTGCCTCAATTCCGGTCTCAATAGGATCTACGTCTTGACCCAGTTTAATACGGCTTCCTTGCATCGTCATATTTCTGAGTCTTACAAATTCGATCCTTTTGGTGGAGGTTTTGTGGATATTCTTGCTGCTCAACAAACCGAATCAGGCAATGACTGGTATCAGGGTACGGCGGATGCAGTGCGCCAGAACTTGGTCCACTTTGACGACTTTGATTTCGATTACCTCTTAATTCTTTCCGGTGACCAACTTTACCGCATGGAGTTTGAAAAATTAATCGCTGAGCACATTGAATCGGGTTCGGAAGTGACCATCGCTGCGAAAGCAATGCCTACGAGCCAGGTCGAGGGATTAGGTCTGATGCGAGTTGAGAACGATCAAACCATCACGGAGTTTGTCGAAAAACCAACGGATCCTGAGGTTATTGATGGATTGGCAATCAGTGAATCCCTGCAGTCCAAAGTGGACGGTGCTGGTGATGAAAAGCACTGTTTGGCATCCATGGGGATCTACCTATTTAGTCGCGAGCTGCTGTATAAGTCTCTCGACAACGATATGGATGATTTTGGCAAAGAGATCATCCCCGGTCTTTTGGGGAAATCTAAACTCAGGAGTTACATCTTTGACGGATACTGGGAAGATATCGGAACTGTGGGAGCGTTCTTTGAATCAAACCTATCGTTGGCGAGTGACCTTCCTCCTTTCAATTTCTTTGAGGCTAACTTCCCAGTTTACACACATGCTCGTTACTTACCGGCGTCCAAGGTCAATCGTTGCACGATCGATCATGCCATTGTTGCAGACGGTTGTATCATCCATGACGCAGAATTGAAAAACTGCTCCATTGGGGTGCGTTCTATTATCCTTGAAGGAACTGAAATGGAAAATGTCGTTATGATGGGTGGTGACTATTTCGAAACTCCAGAGGAGATAGAGGAAAACAAAGCTAAAGGGATTCCTCCACTTGGAGTGGGTTCCAATTGCACTATCAAAAATGCCATTATTGATAAAAGCGCACGCATTGGAAACAATGTGTCTCTGTCTCCTGAAGGGAAGGCGGATGAGACAGCAGGAAATGGTTATTATGTGCGAGATGGAGTAATAACGGTTCTAAAAGGTGCAATTATTCCAGATGGGACTATAGTGTAG
- a CDS encoding universal stress protein, giving the protein MEEIEETKANALLGAAMTIFTEAGQEDRVKTHHTTGLLVDSLREFERPYDLILLGKRGLNSEYAPEHIGSTVERVVRASHKPCLVTSREFHPVSKVALAYDGGESCSRALEYVKSSGLSKNLEVHIITVPDEKGEDFALKHLREA; this is encoded by the coding sequence TTGGAAGAAATCGAGGAGACCAAAGCGAATGCCCTGCTTGGAGCGGCAATGACGATCTTCACTGAGGCTGGCCAAGAGGATCGAGTTAAGACTCACCATACAACGGGTTTGCTCGTGGATAGCCTGCGCGAGTTTGAGAGACCCTACGATTTAATCTTGCTTGGAAAGCGCGGTCTCAATTCAGAGTACGCACCGGAGCACATCGGCTCGACTGTTGAGCGAGTTGTTCGAGCTAGTCACAAGCCTTGTTTGGTCACTTCTCGGGAGTTTCATCCCGTCTCCAAAGTAGCCCTGGCCTATGATGGAGGGGAGAGCTGCTCAAGGGCGCTAGAGTACGTGAAGAGCTCTGGATTATCTAAGAACTTGGAGGTCCACATCATTACTGTCCCCGATGAAAAAGGGGAAGATTTTGCCCTCAAGCACTTAAGGGAAGCTTAG
- a CDS encoding universal stress protein codes for MLLEVGIKPVCQMLPGLTEDAISSYVVESDISMILMGAYGHSRIRQLLIGSTTTEMNRRCHIPLMLFR; via the coding sequence ATGCTTTTGGAAGTCGGGATAAAGCCGGTTTGCCAGATGCTACCCGGATTAACCGAAGACGCTATTTCCAGCTATGTCGTGGAGAGTGACATCTCTATGATACTCATGGGAGCTTATGGACACAGCCGAATCAGGCAGTTGCTCATTGGTAGTACGACTACTGAAATGAACCGTAGGTGTCACATTCCTTTGATGCTGTTCCGGTGA
- the lgt gene encoding prolipoprotein diacylglyceryl transferase yields MTVSYEGKDYWLHDLSPFIIQFSENTGIRWYGFAYVLGFVTAAWLLSIYFKKQKSPFNKDQQQNVLLILILGVMAGGRLGYMLLYDLETLLRSPIQFFYVWKGGMASHGGIVGLTAAVAYLAFHYKQAFWKVADIIVTLGPAGVLFGRIANFINGELWGTESLVKWAVVFPEAVPYGIPRHPSQLYEALLEGLVVLVFLQWRFWKSKVTTLAPGQLSGEFFTLYAILRIFGEQFREPDADLILGLSRGVFYSVVMLLVGIVFIVLARKRAATHTP; encoded by the coding sequence ATGACTGTTAGTTACGAAGGTAAGGATTATTGGCTTCACGATCTGAGCCCATTTATCATCCAGTTTTCAGAAAACACGGGTATCCGTTGGTACGGCTTCGCCTATGTTCTGGGGTTTGTGACAGCAGCATGGCTGCTGTCGATCTACTTCAAGAAACAGAAGTCCCCTTTCAATAAAGACCAACAGCAGAACGTTCTTTTGATCCTCATCTTAGGTGTTATGGCAGGTGGGCGATTGGGCTACATGCTTCTTTACGATCTCGAAACCTTGCTCCGTTCCCCCATCCAATTTTTCTACGTCTGGAAGGGAGGCATGGCCAGCCACGGAGGCATTGTTGGCCTGACAGCCGCGGTTGCTTACCTAGCATTTCATTACAAGCAGGCCTTTTGGAAGGTAGCAGACATCATCGTCACCTTAGGGCCAGCTGGAGTTTTATTTGGACGAATCGCGAACTTCATAAACGGCGAGCTCTGGGGAACTGAATCGCTCGTAAAGTGGGCAGTGGTTTTTCCGGAGGCAGTTCCTTACGGTATCCCTCGTCACCCAAGCCAATTATATGAAGCCCTATTGGAAGGGCTGGTTGTACTGGTTTTTCTTCAGTGGAGATTTTGGAAATCAAAAGTCACGACGCTTGCACCTGGGCAGCTTAGCGGTGAATTCTTTACTCTCTACGCCATCTTACGCATCTTCGGAGAGCAATTCCGTGAACCAGACGCAGATCTCATCCTCGGATTAAGTAGAGGCGTGTTTTACTCTGTGGTGATGCTGTTGGTTGGGATTGTATTTATCGTGCTCGCACGCAAACGTGCGGCAACCCACACGCCCTAA